One window of the Staphylococcus equorum genome contains the following:
- the hrcA gene encoding heat-inducible transcriptional repressor HrcA, translating to MISDRQLSILNAIVEDYVDLGHPIGSKTLIERHKLNFSPATIRNEMKHLEDLELIEKTHTSSGRSPSQSGIRYYVNQLLQQTSHQQQTKIQRLSDLLVDNHYDISSALSEFANELSIASQYTTLVMRPNHKKDIINNIHLIRANAYLVIMVVVFTSGHVEHLHLASDVPLSNDELTKISNFVTAKYDEWNHHRFENELDAFVNSELEKHFIKDMLSTIEIHFDNQSNGIFMGGKVKLIDALNETNVSSIQPILQYIESNKITQLLDDMSNSTINVKIGHEIESSLSGISIVTSQYHIDDRLKGQIAVIGPTAMNYQNVIRLLNTIW from the coding sequence ATGATTAGCGATAGACAATTGAGCATACTTAATGCAATTGTTGAAGATTATGTTGATTTAGGTCATCCAATTGGTTCAAAAACGCTGATTGAACGACACAAATTGAATTTTAGTCCTGCAACTATTCGAAACGAGATGAAGCATCTCGAAGACCTTGAATTGATTGAGAAGACACATACTTCATCAGGGCGATCACCATCACAGTCAGGCATCAGATATTATGTGAATCAATTATTGCAACAAACATCTCATCAACAGCAAACAAAAATTCAACGTTTGAGTGATTTACTAGTTGATAATCATTATGACATTTCCTCAGCACTGAGCGAATTTGCAAATGAACTTTCAATTGCATCTCAATATACAACGTTGGTAATGCGTCCAAATCACAAAAAAGATATAATTAATAACATTCATTTGATTCGAGCAAATGCCTATTTGGTTATAATGGTAGTCGTGTTCACATCCGGTCATGTAGAACATCTGCATTTAGCATCCGATGTTCCGTTATCTAATGACGAACTAACAAAAATTTCGAATTTTGTTACTGCTAAATATGATGAATGGAATCATCATCGTTTTGAAAATGAGTTAGATGCTTTTGTTAATTCTGAATTAGAGAAGCATTTTATCAAAGATATGCTAAGTACAATCGAGATTCATTTTGATAATCAAAGTAATGGCATTTTTATGGGCGGAAAGGTTAAACTAATTGATGCGTTGAATGAAACGAACGTGTCATCGATTCAACCTATTTTGCAATATATAGAATCGAATAAAATTACACAATTACTTGATGATATGTCTAATTCGACAATAAACGTCAAAATTGGACATGAAATAGAATCAAGTTTGAGTGGTATTTCTATCGTCACAAGTCAGTATCACATTGACGATAGATTAAAAGGGCAAATTGCGGTTATCGGACCAACAGCAATGAATTATCAGAACGTAATACGATTACTAAATACGATTTGGTAA
- the hemW gene encoding radical SAM family heme chaperone HemW: MEVKSAYIHIPFCVRICTYCDFNKYFIQNQPVDTYLDCLITEMQQSEVRKLETVFVGGGTPTALDYQQLKKLLVAITDTFEIKGEFSFEANPDELTIEKVQLLKDYGVNRLSMGVQTFKPELLDILGRTHKTEDIYQSVANARQVGIPSISLDLMYHLPNQTLEDFQDSLEKALSMDIDHISSYGLILEPKTKFYNMYRKGQLKVPNEDIGEEMYEYLLERMEQSEMHQYEISNFGKVGHESEHNKVYWKNEGYYGFGAGASGYVNGERYNNVNPVNHYIKKVQNNERPLLDSTFPTETEQMEEEMFLGLRMNIGVDKDKFSQKFGKTLEEVYGQTIEDLIQRELLIEQNGHITMTERGKVIGNIVFEAFLLNV; the protein is encoded by the coding sequence ATGGAAGTGAAAAGTGCTTATATCCATATTCCTTTTTGCGTGAGGATTTGTACGTATTGTGATTTCAACAAGTACTTTATACAAAACCAACCAGTTGATACGTATTTAGATTGTTTAATCACTGAAATGCAGCAAAGTGAAGTCAGAAAATTAGAAACAGTTTTTGTTGGAGGCGGTACGCCTACAGCACTTGATTATCAACAACTCAAAAAATTATTAGTAGCTATTACAGATACTTTTGAAATAAAAGGAGAATTTAGCTTTGAAGCAAACCCCGATGAATTAACAATTGAAAAAGTTCAATTGCTTAAAGATTATGGTGTTAATAGGTTGTCTATGGGTGTTCAAACATTTAAACCAGAATTATTAGACATACTCGGTAGAACACACAAAACAGAAGATATTTATCAATCGGTTGCTAATGCTCGTCAAGTTGGCATTCCATCTATTAGTTTAGATTTAATGTATCATTTACCGAACCAAACTCTAGAAGATTTTCAAGATAGTCTAGAAAAGGCTTTGTCGATGGATATTGATCATATATCGAGTTACGGTTTGATATTAGAACCCAAAACAAAATTTTATAATATGTATAGAAAAGGCCAATTGAAAGTTCCTAATGAAGATATTGGTGAAGAAATGTACGAATATCTACTAGAAAGAATGGAACAATCAGAGATGCATCAATATGAAATATCTAATTTTGGTAAAGTTGGACATGAATCCGAACACAATAAAGTGTATTGGAAAAATGAAGGCTATTATGGCTTTGGTGCTGGCGCAAGTGGTTATGTAAATGGAGAGCGTTATAATAATGTAAATCCAGTAAACCATTACATTAAAAAAGTACAAAATAATGAACGCCCCTTATTAGATTCAACATTTCCTACCGAAACAGAGCAAATGGAAGAAGAAATGTTTTTAGGCTTACGGATGAATATAGGTGTGGATAAAGACAAGTTTTCACAGAAATTTGGAAAAACATTAGAAGAAGTCTATGGTCAAACTATAGAAGACTTAATTCAACGTGAACTTTTAATTGAGCAAAACGGACATATCACAATGACTGAACGTGGAAAAGTCATTGGAAATATTGTCTTTGAAGCATTTTTATTAAATGTATAA
- the grpE gene encoding nucleotide exchange factor GrpE — MTEKNESVFDQEANEDVTDNEQNTSAVNTDETTDASQDNLQEDDSQETTEDVDPKDEEIQQLKQDVQENEEKYLRLYAEFENYKRRIQKENQTMKAYKAQDVLNDILPTIDNIERALQIEGENEQFQSLKKGVEMIHESLINALKENGLELIETEGHQFDPNVHQAVVQDDNPDFESGEITQELQKGYKLKERVLRPSMVKVNQ; from the coding sequence ATGACAGAAAAAAATGAATCAGTATTTGATCAAGAAGCAAATGAAGATGTAACAGATAACGAGCAAAATACATCTGCTGTAAATACTGATGAAACTACAGATGCATCACAAGATAATCTGCAGGAGGACGATTCACAAGAAACTACTGAAGATGTGGATCCTAAAGATGAAGAAATTCAACAATTAAAACAAGATGTTCAAGAAAATGAAGAAAAGTATTTAAGATTATACGCAGAGTTTGAAAATTACAAGCGTAGAATCCAAAAAGAAAATCAAACAATGAAAGCATATAAAGCGCAAGATGTGCTTAATGATATTTTACCAACAATAGATAACATTGAGCGTGCGCTACAAATTGAAGGCGAAAATGAACAATTCCAATCACTTAAAAAAGGTGTGGAAATGATTCATGAAAGCTTAATTAATGCATTAAAAGAAAATGGTTTAGAATTAATTGAAACTGAAGGTCATCAATTTGACCCGAACGTTCATCAAGCTGTAGTTCAAGATGATAACCCTGATTTTGAATCAGGCGAAATCACTCAAGAGCTACAAAAAGGTTATAAACTAAAAGAACGTGTATTAAGACCTTCA